Proteins encoded within one genomic window of Halocatena marina:
- a CDS encoding energy-coupling factor ABC transporter ATP-binding protein, with product MTKTVEITNLNWRYLHADDNALEDITLEVGEGEVLGIVGANENGKTTLLKSISGMIPKSTDGIKEGEVRLYGTLVEEMNERELAATVGFVFSDPELQFTMMNVLDEIVFGLENLRLDLDEIDRRLFAAAEKVGIEDLLDKSPLELSGGQKQRVALASVIAMKPDIFVFDEPTNMLDPHGKAQVFEIISELIAEDKTVIIAEHDIEHLAPLADRLIYIDDGKITHRAPPHQFFEELSDAELASLFAPEVTLFARQLQSSPKSEVEIPLTIDEAVSLCEKRMKKEEQL from the coding sequence ATGACAAAAACAGTCGAAATTACGAATCTCAACTGGCGATATCTTCATGCAGACGATAATGCCTTAGAAGACATTACGCTGGAGGTGGGAGAAGGTGAGGTGCTGGGCATCGTCGGAGCGAACGAAAACGGAAAAACAACGCTCCTAAAGTCCATCAGTGGGATGATCCCCAAATCAACGGACGGTATCAAAGAGGGAGAGGTTCGCCTCTACGGTACCCTCGTCGAGGAGATGAACGAACGCGAACTAGCAGCAACAGTCGGGTTCGTTTTCTCAGATCCCGAACTCCAGTTCACGATGATGAACGTGCTGGACGAAATCGTCTTTGGCCTCGAAAATCTCCGTCTCGATCTCGATGAAATTGATCGTCGTCTGTTCGCCGCTGCGGAAAAAGTCGGCATCGAGGACCTGCTCGATAAATCCCCGTTGGAGCTCTCGGGAGGACAAAAACAACGGGTCGCTCTTGCGTCGGTCATCGCCATGAAGCCGGATATCTTCGTCTTCGACGAGCCGACCAACATGCTCGATCCTCATGGGAAAGCACAGGTGTTCGAAATTATCAGTGAACTTATTGCCGAAGACAAGACTGTAATCATTGCCGAACACGACATTGAACATCTCGCTCCGCTCGCAGACAGGCTCATCTACATCGATGATGGGAAGATTACACACCGAGCACCGCCACATCAGTTCTTCGAGGAACTTTCTGATGCTGAGCTCGCCAGCTTATTCGCACCGGAAGTGACGCTTTTTGCGCGTCAGCTTCAGTCATCACCAAAAAGTGAGGTCGAAATACCGCTGACGATCGATGAAGCGGTCTCACTCTGTGAGAAACGCATGAAAAAGGAGGAGCAACTATGA
- a CDS encoding energy-coupling factor transporter transmembrane protein EcfT codes for MTSHEAAKDSVNLPVSDQTEVDQSGDQPTQRRKKTLFGYVPAESWVYSFHPLTRLLIMVIFAFLPLAVLTTELNVMLVGVWLVLLLTASVSLQRLRLFLPLIVTMFLFMMGTYLFFPGDTSGAVAFQTGFVTGYFEPLMFAFANYWRIIALVFAAIFYATTNRERDIIVALRQLNISFGVVYVLSLAFRSAGLFLDDLSTIREAEHAKGLETGGMSVTNRVKHYVMYIVPLFTLAIRRITHIEDALFARGYHNFEFSLFESDRPNYLRTQYRMRVRDHLVIAGAVSVALVVFYLAFFEGQFRYDQGIVYEYLWSVVKP; via the coding sequence ATGACTTCTCACGAGGCGGCGAAAGACAGCGTAAACCTGCCGGTCTCAGACCAAACGGAGGTAGACCAGTCAGGGGATCAACCAACCCAACGGCGCAAGAAAACGTTGTTCGGCTACGTTCCTGCCGAATCATGGGTCTACAGTTTCCACCCGTTGACGCGCCTTTTGATAATGGTCATTTTCGCCTTCCTTCCGCTCGCTGTCCTAACGACCGAACTCAACGTCATGCTTGTCGGAGTATGGCTCGTACTCTTACTGACCGCGAGTGTCTCGCTCCAGCGGCTCAGACTTTTCCTCCCGCTCATCGTCACGATGTTCCTGTTCATGATGGGGACGTATCTGTTCTTCCCGGGGGATACGTCGGGAGCCGTTGCATTTCAAACAGGGTTTGTGACTGGCTATTTCGAGCCGTTGATGTTCGCATTCGCAAACTACTGGCGCATCATTGCCCTCGTCTTCGCCGCCATCTTCTATGCGACCACGAACCGCGAACGGGATATCATCGTTGCACTCCGACAGCTCAATATCTCGTTTGGTGTCGTGTACGTGTTGTCGTTGGCGTTTCGATCGGCGGGGCTCTTTCTCGATGATCTATCGACGATCCGGGAAGCAGAGCACGCAAAGGGTCTGGAAACGGGAGGAATGTCTGTAACGAACCGAGTGAAACACTACGTCATGTACATTGTTCCGCTGTTTACACTCGCTATTCGTCGAATCACACACATAGAGGACGCCCTGTTCGCTCGCGGCTATCACAATTTCGAATTCAGTCTGTTCGAATCTGACCGACCGAACTACCTCCGAACACAGTATCGAATGCGAGTCCGGGATCATCTCGTGATCGCTGGGGCAGTCAGCGTCGCGCTGGTGGTGTTCTATCTTGCATTCTTCGAGGGACAGTTCCGGTATGATCAGGGGATCGTCTACGAATACCTCTGGAGCGTCGTTAAACCATAG
- a CDS encoding MASE1 domain-containing protein, with the protein MDKDSGSERPTTDGREVWKVHEGEHRESGPVHVIMTALFIGIGIVVGTFGSLAVPIGFVSAFWPGQAVQAVGAVWFGAWGIIAGVVFPIISNTISGSAPLPVSLAYIPGNMVQAGLAAWAMKHFHAHPSLKTRRDWIIFIAFGVIAANFVGSLWGSAILLTFGLITAEAWPIVWVGWWIGNTIPGVIFGGILLKFVSPVIIDSKAFVKNWWA; encoded by the coding sequence GTGGACAAGGATTCAGGAAGTGAACGGCCAACAACGGATGGGCGCGAGGTCTGGAAAGTTCACGAAGGTGAACACCGGGAGTCTGGTCCGGTTCATGTAATAATGACCGCTCTCTTCATTGGTATCGGTATCGTCGTCGGTACCTTTGGGAGCTTAGCCGTTCCAATCGGGTTTGTGTCGGCATTCTGGCCGGGGCAGGCAGTGCAGGCCGTCGGCGCGGTTTGGTTCGGTGCGTGGGGAATCATCGCTGGTGTTGTATTCCCGATCATATCGAACACAATCAGTGGCTCTGCTCCGCTCCCGGTGTCGCTCGCGTACATCCCCGGGAACATGGTTCAGGCAGGACTTGCTGCGTGGGCAATGAAACATTTCCATGCGCACCCATCGCTCAAAACCAGGCGAGACTGGATCATCTTCATCGCTTTCGGAGTCATCGCAGCGAATTTCGTCGGGTCGCTCTGGGGCTCTGCCATCCTATTGACGTTCGGTCTCATCACAGCCGAAGCTTGGCCGATCGTGTGGGTTGGCTGGTGGATTGGTAACACCATCCCCGGTGTCATCTTCGGTGGTATCCTACTGAAGTTCGTCTCCCCAGTCATCATCGACAGCAAAGCCTTCGTGAAAAACTGGTGGGCCTGA
- the thrC gene encoding threonine synthase — protein MVMEHVTSLECTLCGETYAPDQIIYTCPNHEGVAGILEVQYDYDLINDRFDEPLDGVIESQWKYRAFLPINDDAPAVTLNEGGTDLFVTPNLSDELGVDIRIKDDGRNPTGVLKDRATSVSVTKAAYLGQDVITCASTGNAAASLAGYAARAGLPCRIFVPDAAPEEKLAQPLVYGADVLAVDGSYDEAYDLSMDVTEAFGWYNRNAAVNPFQVEGKRTVGLELAEQTKGDVPDWLVFSMGDGCTIYGGWKGFREFYDLGFVDETPKMLGVQATGASAIHDTFHSHDDIDDVAKTVADSISVGRPRNTVKACKALEESDGTSLLVTDEEILAAEKTLGTTEGIYAEPAGATPIAGVRKALDQGIIEPDETVLAVVTGYGLKDTKSAMKASGEPQYIGPDLEAVDTLYGDTGSS, from the coding sequence ATGGTAATGGAACATGTCACTTCCCTCGAGTGCACCCTTTGCGGTGAGACGTATGCTCCCGACCAAATCATCTATACCTGTCCGAACCACGAGGGCGTTGCAGGCATCCTTGAAGTACAGTACGACTACGATCTCATTAACGACCGATTCGACGAACCACTCGATGGTGTTATCGAGAGCCAATGGAAATACCGTGCCTTCCTCCCGATCAATGACGACGCGCCTGCCGTCACATTAAACGAGGGCGGCACTGATCTGTTCGTCACGCCGAATCTGAGCGATGAGTTGGGGGTCGATATCCGGATAAAAGACGATGGGCGAAATCCCACCGGTGTATTGAAAGATCGTGCAACGAGTGTCTCAGTTACTAAGGCTGCCTACCTTGGTCAAGACGTCATAACGTGTGCCTCGACAGGCAACGCAGCCGCATCTCTGGCTGGCTATGCAGCTCGTGCAGGACTGCCGTGTCGAATCTTCGTTCCTGACGCAGCCCCCGAGGAAAAGCTTGCACAGCCACTTGTGTACGGTGCAGACGTCCTCGCTGTGGATGGAAGCTACGACGAGGCATACGATCTAAGCATGGACGTCACAGAGGCGTTCGGCTGGTATAACCGAAATGCGGCGGTCAATCCGTTCCAGGTCGAAGGAAAACGAACCGTCGGGCTCGAACTCGCAGAGCAAACGAAAGGCGACGTTCCAGATTGGCTCGTTTTCTCGATGGGTGATGGATGTACAATCTACGGTGGCTGGAAGGGATTTCGTGAGTTCTACGATCTTGGCTTTGTCGACGAGACACCGAAGATGCTCGGTGTCCAAGCAACAGGAGCAAGCGCAATCCACGACACGTTCCACTCTCACGACGACATCGACGACGTTGCAAAAACAGTCGCAGACAGTATCTCTGTCGGCCGACCACGGAACACAGTCAAAGCCTGTAAAGCGCTCGAAGAAAGCGACGGGACATCACTCCTCGTCACTGACGAAGAAATTCTCGCCGCAGAGAAAACGCTGGGAACTACAGAGGGAATCTACGCCGAACCCGCAGGGGCGACTCCGATCGCAGGTGTCCGAAAGGCACTCGATCAGGGTATCATCGAACCGGACGAAACGGTGCTCGCTGTCGTCACGGGCTACGGATTAAAAGATACGAAAAGTGCAATGAAAGCGAGTGGTGAACCTCAGTACATCGGCCCCGATCTCGAAGCTGTCGACACACTGTACGGCGATACCGGCTCGTCGTAG
- a CDS encoding amidohydrolase family protein, with the protein MVGSLEFQNATVVDGTGRPPYAATVRIEDGTIDRIDETGVGADRVIDLDGAYLTPGFIDMHAHSELRLFDYPTAPEKLTQGVTLEVLGQDGVSVAPVPEALKEEWGKRVQTLLGTKDDWSWTSVGSFLDELDAATPAVNCAYYAPHGNLRSTVADFETRELDRSEIDTVCEELLTAIDEGAFAMSKGMIYPPSSYGRDDEFIELAQTLGTRNSFMVSHVWNETDYVVESIERYLDICENGGCQPHVSHLKVGGRANWGASKEILELFDAANERGVTVTFDQYPYTAGSTMLTALLPPWAREGNASEIHARLNDPEMRSKIRADIESDGEWENLARAAGTWENILITHTASGTAIGETVDAIATRRDVDPIAAMCDLLVEESLDVTMADFIMTEEDIERFLADTRGTICSDGIFGGKPHPRAIGTFARILERYVEDRAVFPIETAVYKASGHAAAILGLSDRGRIAEGYCADLVAFDLDTVRENGTYQNPLQLADGMNYVLVNGTIAVEAGQPTGKSAGEVLRSTEAWNGQSRPRIEQDGV; encoded by the coding sequence ATGGTCGGGTCTCTTGAATTTCAGAATGCAACAGTTGTTGATGGGACAGGTCGTCCACCCTATGCTGCGACCGTGCGTATTGAGGACGGTACTATCGATCGTATTGATGAAACAGGAGTTGGAGCAGACCGGGTTATCGACCTCGATGGGGCGTATCTCACGCCTGGATTCATCGATATGCACGCTCACTCGGAGCTCCGCCTGTTTGATTATCCAACTGCACCAGAGAAACTCACCCAAGGCGTAACTCTCGAAGTTCTCGGGCAAGACGGCGTTAGTGTCGCCCCTGTTCCCGAAGCGCTCAAAGAAGAGTGGGGAAAACGCGTACAGACGCTTTTGGGAACGAAAGACGACTGGTCGTGGACATCTGTTGGATCGTTTCTCGACGAACTAGATGCTGCAACACCAGCAGTTAATTGTGCTTACTATGCACCCCATGGGAACCTTCGTTCGACAGTCGCCGATTTCGAAACGCGCGAACTCGATCGTTCGGAAATAGACACGGTGTGTGAAGAACTACTGACTGCCATCGACGAGGGCGCATTCGCCATGTCGAAAGGGATGATCTACCCACCCAGTTCCTACGGTCGTGACGATGAATTCATCGAACTGGCACAAACGCTTGGAACACGCAACTCGTTCATGGTTTCACACGTTTGGAACGAAACGGACTACGTCGTCGAATCAATCGAGCGCTATCTGGATATCTGTGAAAACGGCGGGTGTCAGCCACACGTCTCTCATCTGAAAGTCGGTGGACGAGCCAACTGGGGGGCGTCGAAAGAGATCCTCGAACTGTTCGATGCTGCCAATGAGCGCGGTGTAACGGTCACGTTCGATCAGTATCCGTACACTGCCGGTTCGACAATGCTCACCGCATTGTTACCACCGTGGGCACGTGAGGGGAATGCATCCGAGATTCACGCCCGGCTGAACGATCCCGAGATGCGTTCGAAAATCCGAGCAGATATCGAATCTGATGGCGAATGGGAGAACCTCGCCCGAGCAGCAGGAACCTGGGAGAACATTCTCATCACTCACACGGCGAGTGGCACAGCCATCGGGGAAACAGTCGATGCGATTGCAACACGACGGGACGTCGATCCGATTGCTGCGATGTGTGACTTGCTCGTCGAAGAATCCCTCGATGTGACGATGGCAGATTTCATCATGACAGAAGAGGATATCGAGCGATTCCTCGCTGACACACGTGGAACGATCTGCTCGGACGGGATCTTCGGCGGGAAGCCACATCCCCGCGCGATCGGCACGTTCGCTCGAATTCTCGAACGGTACGTCGAAGATCGCGCCGTGTTCCCGATCGAGACGGCAGTGTATAAGGCATCTGGCCACGCGGCGGCAATCCTCGGACTCTCAGATCGAGGCCGCATTGCGGAAGGGTACTGTGCTGATCTCGTAGCGTTCGATCTCGATACGGTACGGGAGAACGGCACGTATCAGAACCCATTGCAGTTAGCCGATGGGATGAACTATGTCCTCGTCAATGGAACGATTGCTGTTGAAGCGGGACAACCAACGGGCAAGAGTGCCGGAGAAGTGCTCCGATCGACTGAGGCGTGGAATGGTCAGTCTCGTCCACGGATCGAACAAGACGGTGTGTAA
- a CDS encoding Zn-dependent hydrolase, whose product MDVVVSSERFQSRFEVFSQIGETDRSGVNRPSLSDANKLARQQIVEWFEDAGLTVTIDEMGNIFGRRDGSTTDASPVLFGSHIDSQYNGGRYDGVVGVLGALEVIESLNDAGVETDRPLEIVAWSNEEGVRFQPDMLGSGVFTGVFDLEYAYSREDSDGNTFGDELERIGYRGEHPCEPRDIHCYFELHVEQGPYLDEQDLSVGVVEGVYGFSWLDARFGGKADHAGPTPMHLRHDALVATSDIITAVRRLTASGGSDLVGTVGSVDVYPNSINVIPEQVEFTVDLRSYDNETVDQAVERIRTEIRCAAEREDVSWSCEEIMRVDADPFDADCVKTVERAAKAVDAEYMRMVSGAGHDANYLNTVCPTSMIFIPSVDGVSHTEGEYTEWEDVVVGANVLMGAVTEQATITETTELHQ is encoded by the coding sequence ATGGACGTTGTTGTAAGTAGTGAGCGATTTCAGAGTCGTTTCGAGGTATTCAGCCAGATTGGGGAAACTGATCGCAGTGGGGTGAATCGTCCTTCTCTCTCGGACGCGAATAAATTAGCACGACAACAGATCGTTGAATGGTTTGAGGATGCTGGATTGACCGTCACCATCGATGAGATGGGGAATATTTTCGGACGCAGAGACGGGAGCACAACGGACGCTTCACCAGTACTCTTTGGCTCTCATATTGATAGTCAGTACAACGGTGGGCGCTATGACGGCGTCGTCGGTGTTCTTGGCGCGCTCGAAGTAATCGAATCGCTCAACGACGCCGGTGTAGAGACGGATCGGCCACTCGAAATCGTTGCGTGGAGCAACGAGGAGGGTGTTCGATTTCAACCGGACATGCTTGGCAGTGGGGTCTTCACCGGCGTTTTTGATCTCGAATACGCCTATTCCCGTGAGGACAGTGATGGAAACACATTCGGAGACGAGTTAGAGCGAATCGGCTACCGAGGAGAGCATCCCTGTGAACCACGTGATATTCACTGTTACTTTGAGCTTCACGTCGAGCAAGGGCCGTATTTGGATGAACAGGATTTGAGTGTCGGTGTCGTCGAAGGAGTCTACGGCTTTTCTTGGCTTGACGCCCGCTTCGGTGGAAAAGCAGACCACGCTGGACCGACACCAATGCATCTCCGACACGATGCACTCGTCGCAACGAGCGATATCATCACCGCAGTCCGACGGCTTACCGCGAGCGGAGGGTCTGATTTAGTCGGAACCGTCGGATCGGTCGATGTCTACCCGAACTCCATCAATGTCATTCCGGAACAGGTCGAGTTCACCGTTGATCTGCGATCATACGACAACGAAACAGTCGATCAGGCTGTCGAACGCATTCGGACCGAGATTCGGTGTGCCGCAGAGCGCGAAGATGTCAGTTGGTCTTGTGAAGAGATCATGCGCGTCGATGCTGATCCATTCGATGCGGATTGTGTCAAGACGGTTGAGCGAGCAGCTAAAGCCGTCGATGCAGAGTATATGCGTATGGTCAGTGGTGCGGGACACGATGCAAACTATCTCAACACCGTCTGTCCGACGAGTATGATATTCATACCAAGTGTCGATGGCGTTAGCCACACCGAGGGTGAGTACACCGAATGGGAGGACGTAGTGGTCGGTGCGAACGTTCTCATGGGTGCAGTGACCGAACAAGCGACGATAACGGAAACGACCGAACTACACCAATGA
- a CDS encoding dihydroorotase family protein: MTVDTILSGGTVVTDTRTFDADVAIRDGTIAAIGSSESLPPARTVVDVSGCLVMPGFVDPHVHIDDSASIDTYETATAAAASGGITTVIDFAWQTEDNSLENSPRPLTAGIERKQEKAENAYVDYSLHGGITIETEDVLEELATAVEMGVTSFKMFTAYDFRISNGFIYKILEEIANLDAVGVFHTEDNSVCETLIEAFKTTGRNESTWYPQSRPDFAEAMAVENVLRMAFETGAKYYGVHTSCRKSAAVIDRFRNDGSQVRAETCTHYTTLDDAVYETQGNLPLIAPPIRKPDDIEAMFEYLRTGTLDVVSTDHAPHSSESKQVDWWDSPYGAGSLQESVPVFHDEAVNKRGFGYPFLVRVMSTAPAKIFGLTGKGTLAPGTDADIVVFDPDKTMRISGDEGASKADFSIYDGREVTGAVQQTYVRGTCIVEDGELVGDPGTGAFVARALPDWESIR; encoded by the coding sequence ATGACTGTCGATACCATCCTCTCTGGTGGAACTGTCGTGACGGACACTCGAACCTTCGATGCTGACGTTGCGATACGCGATGGAACGATTGCCGCAATTGGATCCTCTGAGTCGCTCCCCCCAGCGAGGACGGTTGTCGATGTCTCTGGATGTCTCGTAATGCCGGGATTCGTCGATCCCCACGTCCATATCGACGATTCAGCGTCGATCGATACGTACGAAACGGCGACCGCCGCTGCCGCCAGCGGTGGTATCACGACGGTCATTGATTTTGCATGGCAGACTGAAGATAATTCGTTGGAGAACTCCCCACGACCGCTGACCGCTGGAATCGAGCGCAAGCAGGAGAAAGCTGAGAACGCCTACGTCGATTACAGTCTCCACGGAGGGATCACCATCGAAACAGAGGACGTTCTGGAGGAACTCGCGACAGCGGTCGAAATGGGTGTCACGTCGTTCAAAATGTTCACCGCGTACGATTTCAGAATCTCTAACGGTTTCATATACAAAATATTGGAGGAAATAGCCAACCTCGACGCTGTCGGTGTCTTCCACACGGAGGACAACTCAGTATGTGAAACATTAATTGAAGCGTTCAAAACAACGGGTCGGAACGAATCAACGTGGTATCCACAGTCACGGCCGGATTTCGCTGAAGCAATGGCTGTCGAGAATGTTCTCAGGATGGCATTTGAAACCGGTGCGAAGTACTACGGCGTCCACACTTCCTGTCGAAAATCCGCCGCCGTTATCGATCGATTCCGAAACGACGGGAGTCAGGTGCGGGCAGAGACGTGTACGCACTACACGACGCTCGATGACGCTGTGTACGAAACACAGGGAAACCTCCCGCTCATTGCACCACCAATCCGGAAACCGGATGACATTGAAGCGATGTTCGAGTATCTTCGGACTGGGACACTCGATGTTGTTTCGACGGATCATGCACCGCATTCGAGCGAAAGCAAGCAGGTTGACTGGTGGGACAGTCCGTACGGAGCAGGAAGCCTTCAAGAGAGTGTTCCCGTTTTTCACGACGAAGCAGTGAACAAGCGCGGCTTTGGGTATCCCTTCCTCGTACGAGTGATGAGTACTGCCCCAGCGAAGATATTTGGTCTGACCGGGAAAGGAACGCTTGCTCCGGGAACGGATGCAGACATTGTCGTCTTTGATCCGGACAAGACGATGCGCATTTCGGGCGATGAGGGTGCATCGAAGGCAGATTTCAGCATCTATGACGGTCGTGAAGTGACTGGAGCAGTGCAACAGACGTACGTTCGGGGGACGTGCATCGTCGAGGACGGCGAGTTGGTTGGTGATCCCGGTACCGGAGCGTTCGTTGCACGCGCGCTTCCCGATTGGGAATCGATACGCTAA
- a CDS encoding amidohydrolase family protein has translation MIIDAHAHLDEVESFGWKDTPSTLLRLMDAAGIDTAVVTTYADTPGPEDGVERLREYVDDHRDRFIGFPRMDPRYGDEAIEIFEQAITEYGMKGLKLHPVSNLSNPYSEFNVELLETAARLDVPVLFHSGDRILCLPRQIGEAARKTEATLIMGHVGGFFNAREAVAVAAEHENIILETSALPYPRIIQEAVDQLGADRVIYGSDQPAANPHVELEKIRVLDLTDEQRELILARNIANLLDLDIENGGESS, from the coding sequence ATGATCATTGATGCACACGCCCATCTCGACGAAGTGGAATCATTCGGTTGGAAAGACACGCCATCCACGCTCCTTCGGTTGATGGACGCGGCTGGTATCGATACGGCCGTCGTCACTACGTACGCCGATACGCCGGGTCCAGAGGACGGCGTCGAACGACTACGGGAGTACGTCGACGACCATCGGGATCGATTCATCGGCTTTCCACGGATGGACCCACGGTACGGTGATGAGGCAATTGAGATTTTCGAACAGGCAATCACCGAGTACGGCATGAAGGGTTTGAAGCTCCATCCAGTCAGCAATCTCTCAAATCCCTATTCGGAGTTCAACGTCGAACTGTTGGAGACAGCTGCTCGACTCGATGTCCCCGTGCTGTTTCACTCGGGTGATCGAATACTGTGTCTCCCTCGCCAGATTGGTGAAGCAGCGCGCAAAACGGAGGCAACGCTCATCATGGGACACGTTGGTGGGTTCTTCAACGCCCGCGAAGCGGTTGCCGTGGCAGCTGAGCATGAGAATATTATCCTTGAGACCTCTGCGCTCCCATATCCACGGATCATTCAGGAGGCAGTCGATCAGTTGGGTGCCGACCGAGTGATCTACGGCAGTGACCAGCCAGCGGCCAATCCGCACGTCGAACTCGAAAAAATTCGTGTCCTCGATCTGACAGACGAACAACGCGAACTGATCCTCGCTCGGAACATTGCCAATCTCCTTGATTTAGACATCGAGAACGGAGGAGAGTCCTCATGA
- a CDS encoding amidohydrolase family protein, producing MIIDANANVGPSVYDDFEFSPTVERLTENLAAAAIDGAVVAPLKPPSFDFDRANARLAARLQERATCYGIGRVDPRVDDSVEHAERALSEYNLYGFKLHPWEETVSITSPNVPPLLEIAASYTAPVWIHAGYPGVSHALSVREIAQQFPDVPMILTHGAQLDISGLSLTDAFELAETTTNTYFELSGVYRRDFIEDLVETVGPERVLFGTNAPYFHPTVEKSRVINAEISDTTKQKILGENILNLLEIPDNGHSFE from the coding sequence ATGATCATTGATGCGAACGCAAATGTCGGGCCATCGGTGTACGACGACTTCGAGTTTTCACCGACAGTCGAACGCCTCACGGAGAATCTTGCAGCCGCAGCTATCGATGGAGCAGTCGTTGCACCGCTTAAACCACCGTCGTTCGACTTTGATCGAGCGAACGCTCGCTTAGCCGCGCGATTACAAGAGAGAGCGACATGCTATGGGATCGGTCGTGTCGATCCACGAGTTGACGACAGTGTTGAACACGCAGAGCGGGCGCTGTCGGAGTACAACCTTTATGGCTTCAAACTCCATCCATGGGAAGAAACCGTCTCGATTACCTCACCAAACGTCCCCCCTCTTCTTGAAATCGCAGCCAGCTACACTGCACCAGTATGGATCCATGCAGGCTATCCCGGCGTTTCACACGCGCTGTCGGTTCGGGAGATCGCACAACAGTTTCCGGATGTTCCGATGATACTCACTCACGGCGCACAGCTTGACATCAGTGGACTGAGCTTGACAGACGCATTCGAACTCGCAGAAACGACGACGAACACGTATTTCGAACTCTCGGGCGTGTATCGGCGAGATTTCATCGAGGATCTCGTTGAGACGGTCGGTCCTGAACGGGTGCTCTTTGGGACAAACGCACCGTACTTCCATCCTACAGTCGAAAAATCACGAGTAATCAACGCTGAGATCTCTGATACTACTAAACAGAAGATCTTGGGCGAAAATATACTGAATTTGTTAGAAATACCAGACAATGGTCATTCATTTGAGTGA
- a CDS encoding RimK family alpha-L-glutamate ligase yields the protein MLNSGIRQRRSNGTSKKTYLKELASDGVRAVPTAVIEQDSPRQLETVLRDNGWTEAVLKPAIAGTAYLTSRVSLESATRDQPQLNEIITHSDALVQPFIPEIKTAGEWSLIFIGGQFSHSIIKHVSDDFRVQSEFGGTVILKPAPKRFIDEASRIIDDIRHDTHYARVDGVVVDGEFTLMELELIEPELFFRQCPSATEHFADLVIDALER from the coding sequence GTGTTGAACTCTGGAATCCGCCAGCGACGGTCCAATGGAACCTCAAAAAAAACCTATCTAAAAGAGCTTGCTTCGGATGGTGTTCGCGCTGTTCCGACGGCTGTGATCGAACAGGATTCACCACGGCAGTTAGAGACCGTCTTGCGAGACAATGGGTGGACGGAGGCAGTTTTGAAACCAGCGATCGCCGGGACTGCGTACCTAACGTCACGCGTCTCTCTCGAATCCGCAACACGAGATCAGCCACAACTCAACGAGATCATTACTCATTCCGATGCGCTCGTTCAGCCATTCATCCCCGAAATCAAAACAGCCGGGGAGTGGTCTCTCATCTTCATCGGTGGACAGTTCAGTCACAGCATCATCAAGCACGTGTCTGACGATTTCCGCGTTCAATCGGAGTTCGGTGGAACTGTTATCTTGAAACCAGCACCGAAACGATTCATCGACGAGGCTAGTCGTATTATTGATGACATCAGACACGACACACACTACGCCCGCGTCGATGGTGTTGTGGTTGATGGTGAGTTCACACTCATGGAACTAGAACTCATCGAACCGGAACTGTTCTTCAGACAGTGTCCGAGTGCGACAGAGCACTTTGCAGATCTCGTAATCGATGCACTTGAGCGTTGA